Proteins from one Terriglobia bacterium genomic window:
- a CDS encoding ribonuclease J gives MPAGKLHLIPLGGLGEFGMNCMAVRWGDDIMVIDAGLMFPESELLGVDIVVPDITYLLEHRDKIRGIVLTHGHEDHIGGLPWILSELKVPVFGTEFTLALVENKLEEHELLDDADLREIQAGKRFALGPFTVNPIQVTHSLVDCVALAIHTPLGVVIHTGDFKVDPTPTDNRSFDLHTFAEYGKDGNVLALLQDSTNAERRGYTPSERAVQARFDEIFARAQGRLFITCFSSSIHRIKLAMELARGYRRKVAVVGRSITESTEIAQDLGYIDVPEGLLIHPGQIREYSPQQVCVLISGTQGEPMSALSRAAVDNHKHARIEKGDTVVLSSRIIPGNEKSIYRMIDHLYRREADVIYDDGSTPPVHVSGHASQEELKLIMNLVKPKYFIPIHGEYRQLRVHADLARSVRGAVGQVLLMESGDVLEFDELGARKIDKVPVGRICIDSGSRGDVVEDLVIKDRRHLSEDGFVLPIIAINKLTGTVESIPEIVMRGFAAGAEEGFLRESRRVIAQTLDMSTAEEKADYGVIKEKIRTDLKRFIAKTTSRRPLIMPVILEI, from the coding sequence ATGCCTGCTGGAAAACTACATCTGATACCTTTGGGCGGCCTGGGCGAGTTCGGAATGAACTGCATGGCCGTGCGCTGGGGCGATGACATCATGGTCATTGACGCCGGGCTCATGTTCCCTGAATCGGAGCTGCTGGGTGTGGACATTGTTGTCCCGGACATCACCTACCTGCTGGAACATCGCGACAAAATTCGCGGGATCGTGCTCACGCACGGCCATGAAGACCACATCGGCGGGTTGCCGTGGATATTGTCTGAGCTGAAAGTGCCGGTCTTCGGCACCGAGTTCACGCTGGCCCTGGTGGAAAACAAGCTGGAAGAGCACGAATTGCTGGATGACGCCGACCTGCGGGAAATCCAAGCGGGGAAGCGCTTTGCCCTGGGACCGTTCACGGTGAATCCCATACAGGTCACGCACAGCCTGGTGGACTGCGTGGCGCTGGCCATCCACACGCCGCTGGGCGTGGTGATCCACACCGGCGACTTCAAAGTTGATCCCACGCCCACGGACAACCGCTCATTTGACCTGCACACCTTTGCCGAATACGGCAAAGACGGTAACGTGCTGGCGCTGCTGCAGGATTCCACCAACGCGGAGCGCCGCGGCTACACGCCGAGCGAGCGCGCGGTGCAGGCCCGCTTTGACGAGATCTTTGCCCGCGCCCAGGGCCGGCTGTTCATCACGTGTTTTTCGTCTTCCATCCACCGCATCAAGCTGGCCATGGAACTGGCGCGCGGCTATCGCCGCAAAGTGGCCGTGGTGGGACGCTCCATCACGGAGTCCACGGAGATCGCGCAGGACCTGGGCTACATTGACGTTCCGGAAGGACTGCTGATCCATCCCGGGCAGATCCGGGAATACTCGCCGCAGCAGGTGTGCGTGCTGATCAGCGGAACGCAGGGCGAGCCCATGTCCGCGCTGTCGCGCGCCGCGGTGGACAACCACAAGCATGCCCGGATCGAGAAGGGCGACACGGTGGTGCTGTCTTCGCGCATCATCCCGGGCAATGAGAAAAGCATTTACCGGATGATTGACCACCTCTACCGCCGCGAAGCCGACGTGATCTACGACGACGGGTCCACGCCGCCGGTGCACGTGAGCGGCCACGCCAGCCAGGAAGAGCTCAAGCTGATCATGAACCTGGTAAAGCCGAAGTACTTTATTCCCATCCACGGAGAGTACCGCCAGTTGCGGGTGCACGCGGACCTGGCGCGCTCAGTGCGCGGCGCGGTGGGCCAGGTACTGCTGATGGAAAGCGGCGACGTCTTGGAATTCGACGAACTGGGCGCGCGCAAGATTGACAAGGTACCAGTGGGGCGCATCTGCATTGATTCCGGTTCGCGTGGCGACGTGGTGGAAGACCTGGTGATCAAAGACCGCCGTCATTTGAGCGAAGACGGGTTTGTGTTGCCGATCATCGCCATTAACAAACTGACGGGGACGGTGGAATCCATCCCGGAGATTGTGATGCGCGGCTTTGCCGCAGGAGCCGAAGAAGGGTTCCTGAGAGAATCGCGGCGGGTGATCGCGCAGACGCTGGACATGTCCACGGCGGAAGAAAAAGCCGACTACGGCGTGATCAAAGAAAAGATCCGCACGGACCTGAAGCGGTTCATCGCCAAGACAACTTCACGGCGGCCGCTGATCATGCCGGTGATCCTGGAGATCTAG